A stretch of Orientia tsutsugamushi DNA encodes these proteins:
- a CDS encoding ankyrin repeat domain-containing protein: MVKSGAKIDIVDAFGNLPIHYFSNNLRILKYIIKKAKNSINEQNSLGQTILHIALRKITIKQ; the protein is encoded by the coding sequence TTGGTTAAAAGTGGAGCAAAAATAGATATAGTAGATGCATTTGGTAATTTACCTATACATTATTTTAGTAATAACTTACGTATACTCAAGTATATAATTAAAAAGGCTAAGAACTCTATAAACGAGCAAAATAGCCTAGGGCAAACTATTCTGCATATTGCACTAAGGAAAATAACTATAAAGCAGTAA
- a CDS encoding DUF4102 domain-containing protein, whose translation MSIILLFTKAVLNKMVIPKEGRYILKDLKKRGLILIVSYGGSMTFYLEKKIKNVSVRIKTGGFPDLSIAYARKKR comes from the coding sequence ATGTCTATTATATTGTTATTTACTAAAGCAGTACTAAATAAAATGGTAATTCCAAAGGAAGGAAGATATATACTGAAAGATCTAAAGAAAAGAGGATTAATTTTAATTGTATCATATGGAGGAAGTATGACATTTTATCTAGAAAAAAAGATAAAAAATGTATCAGTAAGGATCAAAACAGGAGGTTTTCCAGATTTATCGATTGCATATGCTAGAAAAAAGCGCTAG